A stretch of the Leptospira harrisiae genome encodes the following:
- the gcvH gene encoding glycine cleavage system protein GcvH has translation MADTQARDGYYYTEKHEWVKVEGEVALIGITDFAQNALGDIVFIDLPKPGKQIKAKDSLGTIESVKAAEDLYSPISGEVAETNASLGSNPAAVNAEPFDTWMVKLKNIQTSELGNLLSAAQYKEYVSKLD, from the coding sequence ATGGCAGATACACAAGCAAGAGACGGATATTATTATACTGAAAAACATGAATGGGTCAAAGTCGAAGGGGAAGTGGCTCTCATCGGAATCACTGACTTCGCACAAAATGCACTCGGTGACATTGTATTCATCGACCTCCCTAAACCAGGAAAACAAATCAAAGCAAAAGACAGTTTAGGTACAATTGAATCAGTCAAAGCAGCAGAAGATTTGTATTCACCAATTTCTGGCGAAGTGGCAGAAACAAATGCAAGTCTTGGTTCCAACCCAGCAGCAGTGAATGCGGAACCATTTGATACTTGGATGGTCAAATTAAAAAACATCCAAACATCTGAACTCGGAAATCTTTTATCCGCAGCACAATACAAAGAATACGTATCTAAATTAGATTAA
- the gcvT gene encoding glycine cleavage system aminomethyltransferase GcvT has protein sequence MVPESDREKAVELKQTPLHSIHKEMGAKMVPFGGWDMPVQYTGIIQEHLVTRSAAGLFDVSHMGEIFVTGNETDVLSFLESVTCNTITGMKVGQVQYNAVVNEAGGLVDDITVYKFSDSKYMICSNASNYPTVTKHLETYKKGNVNIVDDSKNWHQIALQGPKADEIFSKYLGKDLSSILYYHFEEMNWKGETIIVSRTGYTGEDGFEIYTSNALGVTLWKELLEIGKEFGLVPVGLGARDTLRLEAKYPLYGHELNAEWTPVESGINFIVKEKPVPYLGYQRIIADKKNGPKQKVVGIRLLEPGVLRENFPIFSSDGKEIGKSTSGTHSPSRKESLGLAILDTEFAKNQMEVFVEIRGQKKLAKVETGAFIQGSVRNNR, from the coding sequence CTGATCGAGAGAAAGCCGTGGAACTAAAACAAACCCCTTTACATAGTATTCATAAAGAAATGGGAGCCAAGATGGTTCCTTTTGGCGGATGGGACATGCCAGTACAATATACTGGAATCATCCAAGAACATTTAGTCACAAGATCAGCTGCGGGACTCTTTGATGTATCCCATATGGGTGAAATTTTTGTCACAGGAAACGAAACCGATGTTCTTTCTTTCCTAGAATCAGTCACTTGTAACACCATCACTGGTATGAAAGTGGGCCAAGTGCAGTACAATGCAGTGGTGAATGAAGCTGGTGGACTTGTGGATGATATCACCGTTTATAAATTCAGTGATTCAAAGTATATGATTTGTTCCAATGCATCCAATTATCCAACAGTCACAAAACATTTAGAAACATATAAGAAAGGGAACGTAAACATCGTTGATGATAGTAAAAACTGGCATCAAATTGCATTACAAGGCCCAAAAGCAGATGAAATCTTTTCTAAATATCTTGGTAAAGATTTAAGTTCTATTCTTTACTATCATTTTGAAGAAATGAATTGGAAAGGAGAAACCATCATCGTATCTCGCACAGGTTATACGGGAGAAGATGGATTTGAAATTTATACATCGAATGCACTCGGTGTCACTCTCTGGAAAGAATTATTAGAAATAGGAAAAGAGTTTGGTTTGGTTCCTGTAGGTCTTGGGGCACGCGACACACTAAGATTGGAAGCAAAGTACCCATTGTATGGTCATGAACTGAATGCAGAATGGACACCTGTAGAATCGGGAATCAACTTTATCGTGAAAGAAAAACCAGTCCCTTACTTGGGATATCAGCGCATCATTGCGGATAAAAAGAATGGTCCCAAACAGAAAGTTGTGGGAATTCGCCTTTTAGAACCCGGTGTTTTACGGGAAAATTTCCCCATTTTCTCTAGTGATGGGAAAGAAATTGGCAAATCTACCTCGGGAACCCACTCGCCGAGCAGGAAAGAATCTCTAGGACTTGCCATTCTCGACACCGAATTCGCCAAAAACCAGATGGAAGTATTTGTGGAGATTCGTGGGCAGAAGAAATTGGCAAAAGTGGAGACTGGCGCTTTCATCCAAGGCAGTGTTCGAAACAATCGCTAA